The window ttcccTGGCACCAAAACGCTAGCTAGCTTCTATAAGCTAGTAAATACGTACGGTTCTTCTTGGATTTTTTTACCTTTATATTTCTATATTAAAACAATTTCTCCTAGGGAttaaaatattttttaaatattttttataaattttCTAAAAAGCATTCTTCATGTATTAAGAAATGTTCATGCAGATCAAAAAAAGTGTTCACACATTTTTAATCAAAGTTTCATGACCTTTAAAAAATATTGGTACCATTCAACAATAATTTTCACACATTTAAATTTTTTTTATGACATTATTAAAAATgttatgatttttttttaaaaagcGTAATTTTGTATTTTTTCAAAGATTTTTAACTTATTTAAAAGAATTTTTCACATGTTCAGAAAATGTTCACGAAGATGCCATAGATTTTCTGGACTTTACCTCGTCTTCTGCAATTACAATTCCTTCCTTTCGGAATAGCTGAAACATCAGCTATAAATATTCTAGAGGGAAAGGAATCATCTAGCTATATTCTATAATGGAATACTAGTAAAAGGTACATGCTTCTGCATGTCAAAACACTTGCATTTTGCTCATATGTAGTCTCCAAAAGATGATGTGTAGCGGAAACATGTTAGCAAAGGACCAAATAACACGCGCAATGCATGTCATGCATCGTTTGTGCTACTCACATACTCCGGTTTTCATCTCCGTTTTGGCATCCTCTAGATAGTCCTCTGAGTTTAGAAAGTTGTGACTGAATGGAGGATACATATTTAGGGGTCTCAGACCGTGAAGAAAATATAAGACTTTGGGAGGAATGAGAAGTGTCAGGAACACTGGGGATATGACGTCCAGCGGCTACGCGGAGGCTGAACTGTTAGAAGCGTCAGGATTCTCCAGTGCATCCAACAGCTTACGTCTGAATATTACAAGCGGCCGTCTCGCCGAGAGATTCTTCACATTAAATCATTAATAATTAGCAACAAGACAAAGAAACGTGTAGGAAGGAGGCAGGAGAGATTCGGTCGTCAGATGTTCCCAACAGCCAAGCCATGGAGATGGAAAGCCGCCTCATCCAAAACTTAATTTCCAACAGCTCCACCTGTCAACCTCTCCTCTCCCACTCCAAGATTAAAGCACACCACAAACCAATGCAAGCAAGAAAGATCGCCATATGGCAGTTGAAAGCGCGCGGAATAACTCACTTTGCAGCAAGATATGATATGACAATGATCGATGGATGCTAGCTTCCTTTTCATCATTAAGTAGTACTTCGTCTCAGAATCAAGACTGCAAGAGCAACAGCGACGGCGCCCACTCCATCTCTTGCTTCTCCCTCGCCGCTTCTTCAGATACCCGGCCGATCAAAGCCCCGGCCAGCAAGCCTCCTCAGCTCCTCAACCTTCCATTCCCTTCCCTCTTGACCTTGCTTGGCATCTCCGTCCACGCTTCTCGGGCAATTCCCCCGCTTCCGACGTTACCTTGCCTTGGACGCGCGCTACATCGGCCGACGTACGCTAGCTATATGTGATCCTTCCAGGCCGGGGATAGATGGCGGACCATTTCGCGGTGATGGCGGGCCGGCTGCTCACGGCGTCCACGGTGCAGTCCGCCATCGACGAGGCCTCCAATGCGGCTTCGTCTTCGGCGCCGGCGTGTGGTGGGGAGGCCGTCGTCGTCGAAGGTGGCGGCGGCAGGCCGAAGAGTGGCGTGCTGGTGGAATGCAGGATCTgccaggaggacggcgacgagACCTGCATGGAGGCCCCTTGCTCCTGCAAGGGCAGCTTGAAGGTAAAAACACCTTGGCATATATACATTGCTCTTGTCTCAAAGCAGTAGCTGAACTGAATCAGTGTCTCTTGCAGTATGCTCATCGGACATGCGTCCAGAGGTGGTGCGACGAGAAGGGGGACACCATATGTGAGATATGCTTGCAGGTGAACCAATCATCGTCTCTAATCACGTAAGAATGTAGATAATTGCATGCTGTCATCCACTGACATATATAGATTGTATTTGTTGGTGATAAAACAGCAATTCACACCAAACTACAAGGCTCCTTCCAAGCTGTTTCAGCAGGGAAGAAACTCCATCTTCTTCAGGTACCAATCTTCTAATGCTTCACCTGTCAAACATATGACATCTCACAAATGGATCATCTAATGCTCTTCTCGTTAGCAGAACCCCTGCGTACATCCAGGCACAGGCCCGGAGCTCTTCCACCTCGACAAGCTACGAGTATGATCGCCAAGCTTCCACCCCGAAAGCTGTAATCTGTTGTCGCATAATTGCTATAACTGTAAGTGCAGGTGAAACATACAGACATCCGTAGTTTCGTTCCACCGCTTCAAAAATTAACAACCTGAAACATTGTTGCAACCTTAGCTCATGCTTCTCCTGGTGCTCCATGACACCATCTCGGTCTACCTCGGCGATCAAGGCGTCTACACCGTCGCGCTGGTCACCGTAAGCGAGGCTCCGGAAATATGGAGACAGTCCGCACGTTTTTTTTCCTAGACTAGATGCATACATATGGAACCCAGCTAATGTAACCTGGTGTGTGCAAATTTTTGTTTTGTGGAACCAGCTGCTGATGCTTAGAACTGCTGGAATTGTGATACCGGTCTACATCATCTTGGTCGCGGTGACTGAAGTGCTTTATCGACGCAGCGAGTGGCAGGTTTGTAAAACCATCTTGATCCTAATGCCGAAATGTTTATGAAGTTTCTTGCTGaaatggagatggaaatggaacgCAACGCAGGCTATGCATGGTCAGGTTTCAGAACCAGCAGCCGCAGGGAGCACGCAGCCGGTGCCAATTCCGCCGCAGCAACAGCGTGTGGTTATCACCATCCAGTAGTGCACCAAGGGGAACAGATATGGACATCAGTCGTCAAGCAAGCATGGCACCTGGATGCGGTTTTGAGCTTCAGGTGTGCCATCATGTTAACATAAGAGATGGAGGATGTGTACATAATAATTGTGAGTTGTGGCTGTACGTATACAATCTTCAGAATACCTGTGTATATCGAAAGAAAAATGCATATGTACATTCATGGACACTCGCGTCAGAAGCAATGAAGATTAAGTGTTCCTGCTGTACAAGACGAGAGACAGGAGTACAAGATGATGTAGGAATTTTAGACTTGTGCAATGTACATTCAATGCGCAGAGAATGCAGGAATCACTCTGTCACCTTcattgttgttgttattgttgctCGACAATTCGCCAATTCCAAATGCTGCTTGTGTAGGGTATATCAGCCATAGGTGCACTACCATGCTGTCGTCGACAGCACAAATTTTGATACCACAGACAGAGTACACCCGATAAAAAGTCACAAGACTTAAGGATTAACACTGAGTTCAAAATTTCACGGATCAAATGGGCAGCAACAGTGCATCCATGTCCGGCAATCAGAtcacaactactccctccgttcctaaatacttgtctttctagccatttcaaatgaatatcacatacggatgtatgtagacatattttagaatgtagattcactcattttactccgtatgtagtcacttgttgaaatgcctagaaagacaagtatttaggaacggagggagtatatggtaAAAACAGAACTACATTTTGAGCCCTATAACAAGGTGCAAGTTAGGTCATCATACTTCTGTAAATGACAGCTCCAACATTGGATTTTGTGCACTCTCTGTGAGCTACTTACCAAGATTTTTAACCCATCCAAGAAATATACATTCACGGAGGCCACCTCTGATGAAGTGCACGGTGAGCAACCGGTGGGCTGTTTTTCAGTTCCAGTTCTTTCTTTGCCTGTAAAATCGACAAGTAGAACCTAATCACTTCTCTATCATTTGAATTCCGTATACGCACACGGCAAGAATGATATCCTACCAACCTAAAATTGTCTAATCATATTTTCTTTAAAGAGTGTAAACGGTACGAGTACTTTCTGTTCTTCTGCTGGGTTCTCCAGAAGCAAGCTAGTGCCCCAAATGTACAGCTGGCAGCTGCAACACCTAGGGCAGCTCCAATTGGGACTCTTGCAGCATGTGAGGAGGAGGCATCGTCAGCAAGTGCCGCCCCTACTTGCGTCCTCCCTTGAAGAGACTCCATGTAGGTTTCTTTATAGGATGATACAAGCGTCTTCCCATAGTAGTTAACCAAGAATGGAAATACTTCATCCTCATTCCAGTCAACCTGCAAGGCTCCATCACTCGTCCTGCTTGAAGAACGATAGCAAGATGGGCAGAGTGCCTTTGGAGGCCAGATAGCCTTAGGAAATGATGGATCGCCAGTTCCCATATCCTTTTCTTCTTTCATCAACCTCTCATTAACTTTGTTATGCGTGCTCCATAGCCAGAGGCTGAGATCACGGGCTGACTTGAAGGGAACTGACACACTACAAGCAAAAGCTACAGTCAGGCATGTAGTagattttttgtttttaaaacaACAATGTAATACAAAGTTTGTTTTGCAAACCTTGAGCACATATCATAGAAGTGTTTGCGGCATTCCTCACAGATGAAGAAATTGTGTATGAAATCACATATTGATGTAAAGGTTGATTGGCTTTCTCCATCCCCAATTTGGACAGTAAGTGAATGCAGCAAAACCCATAGACCACAGCTGATACAGGAAATAGCGTCAAGTTCATGTAATATTAAATTGTCAATAACAGCATTTTTTCATCTGCTTGTCCCTACAGCCtactttgatttaaaaaatgtaCATGAAAGAGTCCGCATAATACCAAAAAATAAAATTGCACGCAATGAAAATGTTCAGAACATATGCAGAGAGCAGACGTCACCTAAATCCTCTTGTTTCACTTTTACTTCCACGGCAGAAAATCTGCAACAAAAACAAAAATAAGAAGAGCAAATCTTAACTAAAAAAAATGAAAAGCACATACACAATACATTCCTTGTATCCTTGTAGTTAAACAACTATGAGCTATGAAAATTGGCTCTACAAGGAAGGAATCACATGCCTAAAGCAAAGTATGGTCTGCTCACAAAGTGCGTCAGATATTAGGCTAGAGTAAATCAGGACTAAACAATCTATACCtaaataaagcaaatcaccagtTCAGATTATGTGCGCGTGGGATATCAACAAGGTCCCAATTTAAGAGAACACATAGAAAAGAAATCAGCATCAGGCTAAGGACAAGAAAGAGGACATACCCAGTAACCGCGAGGCACCTCCTTTCCACAGATCTTGTGGTTATCTGCTGCAACACTTTCCAACAATTTAGAACTGTCTTGTGAGCTTAAAGAGAGGTTTGAAGGCCAGTGATCATCAAAGTTAATAAGTAGCTCAGCAGATCCTCTTCGACACCTATGATCAACAAAAAACTTCTACAAAATGAACAAAACAGCATAACTATACTTCATCACTATAAATTCAAAAGAGCACCCTCATACCTCTTGGATGGATGATGAGCCACCAAAATTTGTAAAAACCTTATAAGAGAGTCACGAGTGTCTGCTTTGATCATCTACAGTTTGcaagtaacagtagcagtagtCAGCAAAAGAGCAGCAAATAGCATGTCAATTGTGAATTTTGATCATTTAACTAGAACCTTGTGCTCCAAAATTATCTGTAACGCATGAGCTGTTGCTTCCTCAACATCATAAATTGCTTGAACAACCTAATACAACAGATTAAGTACATCAACAAAGGTTCTGAAGGACTCAAACAAACTGCTTGTTAGTGCATGAAATAAGATTTTATGCTATTTGGCTCACAAACAAGTTATGCAGCTGTACCTGTTTAGGATCTGAAGTACTGTTTGGAAGCATATTTTCATTCTCATATTTTTTGTCATCCAAAGTGAACGAGCTGCACATAGCATAGAGGGTATATTAATAAAATCCATCATGCCTGTAACGGTAGAACCGAACAAAAACATAGAAGCATCTAAGCAACAGAATAAGATGTTAAGCCCAAATACACACACCTATGTACTTATAGTTAAGAAACAGAGGTAACAAAAATAGGTGCACAAAATTTTAATAGTTCCGTAGATGACACATCAACTGAACTTTTAGCAATAGTGAAATTGTTGGGAGAAAAACTTGCCTTTCCAGTTGCTTATTTATCCACATAAGTAAACGCTCTGCTGTTCTTCCATCATCAATCAATTTTATGTCGCTTTTCTCTTGCTTCCGGTCCCACTTAGTGTTAGCAAATTTTGGTGGGGGTCCCCAAAGTAGGAAAGGATAATGGTCAACAGAAAATCTACTGCAAAGATCTACATTCACCTGTGCTGCCAACATTCAAAAGAAATAAAGCATCACTGCATGCCAACGCACACCACTGCTTGAGGGACTAATAAGTTAGCAAGTACAATTCAGTATATTATTGGGTTTCTGACAGATTGAGAATTAAATTAAATGAGACAAATCTTTTCACATGAGAAGAACCTCCTGTATTTGTAGCCTTCAGGTTGGCAATAACAAACAGGACAACGATATAAACTGAAGATGCACATCGATACTTCTCTATGTTATTTCGCCATACAGTAACAGAACTGCAATAATATTGCCTTTTCAGCTTCTTATTAGCTGTTTAGCTTCAGCAAACTGATGAAGATTATCACCCTTTGCGAGAAGT is drawn from Aegilops tauschii subsp. strangulata cultivar AL8/78 chromosome 1, Aet v6.0, whole genome shotgun sequence and contains these coding sequences:
- the LOC109761583 gene encoding sulfhydryl oxidase 1 isoform X1, which produces MAPAAARILVLVLAVATSLAGRADALRSLGVGDGAEAAAQGDYAVDLNATSFDAFLTASREQFAVVEFFAHWCPACRNYKPHYEKVAKLFNGPNAAHPGRILMARVDCASKVNVDLCSRFSVDHYPFLLWGPPPKFANTKWDRKQEKSDIKLIDDGRTAERLLMWINKQLESSFTLDDKKYENENMLPNSTSDPKQVVQAIYDVEEATAHALQIILEHKMIKADTRDSLIRFLQILVAHHPSKRCRRGSAELLINFDDHWPSNLSLSSQDSSKLLESVAADNHKICGKEVPRGYWIFCRGSKSETRGFSCGLWVLLHSLTVQIGDGESQSTFTSICDFIHNFFICEECRKHFYDMCSSVSVPFKSARDLSLWLWSTHNKVNERLMKEEKDMGTGDPSFPKAIWPPKALCPSCYRSSSRTSDGALQVDWNEDEVFPFLVNYYGKTLVSSYKETYMESLQGRTQVGAALADDASSSHAARVPIGAALGVAAASCTFGALACFWRTQQKNRKYSYRLHSLKKI
- the LOC109761584 gene encoding uncharacterized protein, giving the protein MADHFAVMAGRLLTASTVQSAIDEASNAASSSAPACGGEAVVVEGGGGRPKSGVLVECRICQEDGDETCMEAPCSCKGSLKYAHRTCVQRWCDEKGDTICEICLQQFTPNYKAPSKLFQQGRNSIFFRTPAYIQAQARSSSTSTSYEYDRQASTPKAVICCRIIAITLMLLLVLHDTISVYLGDQGVYTVALVTLLMLRTAGIVIPVYIILVAVTEVLYRRSEWQAMHGQVSEPAAAGSTQPVPIPPQQQRVVITIQ
- the LOC109761583 gene encoding sulfhydryl oxidase 1 isoform X2, translated to MAPAAARILVLVLAVATSLAGRADALRSLGVGDGAEAAAQGDYAVDLNATSFDAFLTASREQFAVVEFFAHWCPACRNYKPHYEKVAKLFNGPNAAHPGRILMARVDCASKVNVDLCSRFSVDHYPFLLWGPPPKFANTKWDRKQEKSDIKLIDDGRTAERLLMWINKQLESSFTLDDKKYENENMLPNSTSDPKQVVQAIYDVEEATAHALQIILEHKMIKADTRDSLIRFLQILVAHHPSKRCRRGSAELLINFDDHWPSNLSLSSQDSSKLLESVAADNHKICGKEVPRGYWIFCRGSKSETRGFSCGLWVLLHSLTVQIGDGESQSTFTSICDFIHNFFICEECRKHFYDMCSSVSVPFKSARDLSLWLWSTHNKVNERLMKEEKDMGTGDPSFPKAIWPPKALCPSCYRSSSRTSDGALQVDWNEDEVFPFLVNYYGKTLVSSYKETYMESLQGRTQVGAALADDASSSHAARVPIGAALGVAAASCTFGALACFWRTQQKNRKQRKNWN